From Brassica oleracea var. oleracea cultivar TO1000 chromosome C3, BOL, whole genome shotgun sequence, a single genomic window includes:
- the LOC106333052 gene encoding high mobility group B protein 6-like isoform X1, which translates to MSQNKEEEELTKLLINKKLSNFLRRRIILLKKKVTKKKKNENVDTNKPKLTKDAKKALTEEHPPTSNSTITPLISVKLKGHKVKASVIICFTSSGRAERNNKCHERVSPQACV; encoded by the exons ATGAGTCAAAACAAAGAAGAAGAGGAGCTCACGAAACTCCTCATAAACAAGAAGCTCTCCAACTTCTTAAGAAGAAG GATCATCTTGCTGAAGAAGAAAGTGACCAAGAAGAAGAAGAACGAAAATGTTGACACTAACAAACCCAAGCTAAC CAAAGATGCAAAGAAAGCTTTGACAGAAGAACATCCTCCGACGAGCAACTCGACAATCACTCCTCTAATCTCAGTGAAATTGAAG GGACATAAGGTTAAGGCATCTGTCATTATATGCTTTACCTCTTCTGGAAGAGCAG AGAGAAACAACAAGTGCCACGAACGAGTCAGTCCTCAAGCTTGCGTTTAG
- the LOC106333052 gene encoding high mobility group B protein 6-like isoform X2 has translation MSQNKEEEELTKLLINKKLSNFLRRRIILLKKKVTKKKKNENVDTNKPKLTKDAKKALTEEHPPTSNSTITPLISVKLKGHKVKASVIICFTSSGRAG, from the exons ATGAGTCAAAACAAAGAAGAAGAGGAGCTCACGAAACTCCTCATAAACAAGAAGCTCTCCAACTTCTTAAGAAGAAG GATCATCTTGCTGAAGAAGAAAGTGACCAAGAAGAAGAAGAACGAAAATGTTGACACTAACAAACCCAAGCTAAC CAAAGATGCAAAGAAAGCTTTGACAGAAGAACATCCTCCGACGAGCAACTCGACAATCACTCCTCTAATCTCAGTGAAATTGAAG GGACATAAGGTTAAGGCATCTGTCATTATATGCTTTACCTCTTCTGGAAGAGCAG GTTGA